One Tolypothrix bouteillei VB521301 DNA window includes the following coding sequences:
- the glf gene encoding UDP-galactopyranose mutase: MKFDWLIIGAGYSACVIAERVANELGQRVLIVEKRDHIGGNAYDYYNEHGILVHKYGPHIFHTKSKKVWDYLSQFTEWRPYYHHVLGVLEGKKVPIPFNLNSLYALFPPKYAEKLENLLLEHFGFGVKVPILKLRESASGDLTFLADYIYNNVFLHYTMKQWGVKPEELDRGVTGRVPVYISRDNRYFQDPYQAMPKLGYTEMFRQMVAHPNIKVLLNTDYREIINEVKFNRIICTGPIDTFFDYMYGELPYRSINFKFETLDQEKYQEVGTVNYPNDYDITRITEQKYLSGQTSPKTTLVMEYPQAYVPGKNDPYYPILNEENRECLELYLKEVEKLNGTVLFAGRLADYKYYDMDQAVIRALGLFEKEIAQTTIK, translated from the coding sequence ATGAAATTTGATTGGCTAATTATAGGCGCTGGATACTCTGCTTGTGTAATAGCTGAACGAGTTGCTAATGAGCTTGGGCAAAGAGTACTGATTGTCGAGAAGAGAGACCACATCGGTGGTAACGCTTACGATTACTACAACGAGCATGGCATCTTAGTTCATAAATACGGTCCCCATATTTTCCATACCAAATCAAAAAAAGTTTGGGATTATCTCTCGCAATTTACAGAGTGGAGACCCTACTATCATCACGTGCTTGGAGTGTTGGAAGGTAAAAAAGTTCCTATCCCTTTCAATCTCAACTCTCTCTATGCTCTTTTTCCTCCAAAATATGCAGAAAAGCTAGAGAATTTGCTTCTAGAGCACTTTGGTTTTGGAGTCAAAGTACCCATTTTGAAACTGCGTGAGAGCGCTAGTGGCGATCTAACCTTCCTAGCTGATTACATTTATAACAATGTCTTTCTCCACTACACTATGAAGCAATGGGGTGTGAAACCAGAGGAACTCGATCGGGGAGTCACCGGACGTGTTCCCGTGTACATTAGTCGGGATAACCGTTACTTTCAAGACCCCTATCAAGCAATGCCCAAACTTGGTTATACTGAAATGTTTCGCCAAATGGTAGCTCACCCCAATATTAAAGTCCTATTAAACACAGACTACCGTGAGATTATCAACGAAGTTAAGTTTAACAGAATAATTTGCACGGGTCCGATTGATACCTTCTTCGATTATATGTACGGCGAGTTGCCTTACCGTAGCATCAACTTTAAGTTCGAGACTTTAGACCAAGAAAAGTATCAAGAAGTTGGTACAGTCAACTACCCCAACGATTACGACATTACCCGCATTACGGAACAAAAATATCTCTCAGGGCAAACTTCACCCAAAACCACCTTGGTCATGGAATATCCTCAAGCTTATGTACCAGGGAAAAACGATCCCTATTACCCTATCCTCAATGAGGAGAACCGCGAATGTCTGGAGCTTTACCTAAAAGAAGTAGAGAAACTCAACGGTACAGTACTATTTGCAGGGCGTCTGGCAGATTATAAGTACTACGATATGGATCAAGCAGTTATTCGAGCACTTGGTTTGTTTGAAAAAGAAATAGCACAGACTACAATAAAATAA
- a CDS encoding glycosyltransferase, translated as MNIVSRIQFPRTPETSGLYMKCNEAAVLNFYEENTEVSLTKNGILSFNSYFNSLYEKFYAKYTELYSLYYLLKLEGDFQVSLYREFHDKENRELIHVEIFENCQNSQPVKILLPNSWRSEDAGRVYLEITCLSERGSFKNGFIATEQPRVREVALGIVTCTFKKETYVKNTVNTIIKDNFLQDKKLKIIVVDNGKTLKKDDFIDSRVQLIPNRNLGGAGGFTRGLIQAFQEAVHTHFLFMDDDIELESESIYRLFTLYEYANQDFAISGSMLDLYKKHILYEAGALYSKFLNTDGSYGYNPFAVVPLKKNLNLNNFADKNSLIFEDKPEYGAFWFFAFSRKIIEEIGLPMPFFIRADDIEFGLRITKHLGKQIVAFPGIAVWHEPFYTKNPVWTDYYSSRNQLVIHSIRDSLKYLNAVKFLTKILLHKLLIFDYNSAEMMLRSFEDYMKGPSLLKTEDPETIHNNILKLSQSYKTQNIQFDDTSHGDIKIKKETNNSKKNTFYKVLFLITINGHLLPNFLLSNENVFYWIGSEYEDWWTKVFAKKQIFICRESNPSIVRHQISRTVCFAILLRWFQLVIKNASKWKSNSSEWREAFKDFTTLEFWKEYLKLNEQN; from the coding sequence ATGAACATTGTTAGCAGAATTCAATTTCCTCGTACACCCGAAACTTCTGGGTTGTACATGAAATGCAATGAGGCAGCAGTGCTTAATTTTTATGAAGAAAATACAGAAGTATCCTTAACAAAAAATGGTATTTTATCCTTCAATTCTTACTTTAATTCATTATACGAGAAATTCTATGCTAAATATACAGAACTTTACTCTCTGTATTACTTATTAAAGCTTGAAGGTGATTTTCAAGTCTCTCTCTACAGAGAATTCCATGATAAAGAAAACAGGGAGCTTATTCACGTAGAGATCTTTGAAAATTGCCAAAATTCACAACCTGTAAAAATCTTGCTACCAAATTCTTGGCGGAGTGAAGATGCTGGTAGAGTTTACTTGGAAATAACCTGCTTAAGTGAACGTGGTTCATTCAAGAATGGATTCATAGCAACCGAGCAACCCAGAGTTAGGGAAGTAGCCTTGGGTATTGTGACTTGTACATTTAAGAAAGAAACTTATGTTAAAAATACAGTTAACACTATTATAAAAGACAACTTTTTGCAAGATAAAAAACTAAAAATAATTGTTGTTGATAACGGGAAAACATTAAAAAAAGATGATTTTATAGACTCAAGAGTTCAATTAATTCCTAACAGAAATTTAGGTGGAGCCGGAGGATTTACTAGAGGCTTAATACAAGCATTTCAGGAAGCAGTTCACACGCATTTCCTATTTATGGATGATGATATAGAGTTAGAAAGTGAATCTATTTACAGGCTTTTCACTTTGTATGAGTATGCAAATCAAGATTTTGCAATTTCTGGTAGTATGTTGGATTTGTATAAGAAGCATATATTGTATGAAGCAGGAGCGCTATATTCTAAATTCTTAAATACTGATGGTAGCTATGGATACAATCCATTTGCAGTTGTTCCCTTGAAAAAGAATCTTAATCTTAATAACTTTGCAGATAAAAACAGTTTAATATTTGAAGATAAACCAGAGTATGGAGCATTTTGGTTTTTCGCTTTTTCGAGAAAAATTATTGAAGAAATAGGTTTACCAATGCCTTTCTTTATAAGGGCAGATGATATAGAGTTCGGCTTAAGGATTACAAAACACCTTGGTAAACAAATAGTAGCTTTCCCTGGTATAGCTGTTTGGCACGAACCTTTTTATACTAAAAATCCTGTTTGGACTGATTACTATTCATCTCGGAACCAGTTGGTGATACATTCTATCCGTGATTCATTAAAATATTTAAATGCTGTCAAGTTTCTCACTAAAATTTTGTTGCATAAACTCTTGATTTTTGATTACAACTCAGCGGAAATGATGTTAAGGTCTTTTGAGGATTATATGAAAGGACCTTCGCTACTTAAAACCGAAGATCCGGAAACAATACATAATAATATTTTGAAACTAAGTCAAAGCTATAAAACTCAAAATATACAATTTGATGATACATCCCATGGCGATATTAAAATCAAAAAAGAAACTAATAATAGTAAGAAAAATACTTTTTACAAAGTTCTATTTTTAATAACTATTAATGGTCATTTATTACCAAATTTTTTACTAAGTAATGAGAATGTATTTTACTGGATTGGTTCTGAGTATGAGGACTGGTGGACTAAAGTATTTGCAAAAAAGCAAATTTTTATATGCCGAGAAAGTAACCCATCTATTGTGCGTCATCAAATAAGTAGAACTGTATGCTTTGCCATTTTGTTGAGGTGGTTCCAACTTGTTATTAAAAATGCTTCTAAATGGAAATCGAACAGTTCTGAATGGAGAGAGGCTTTCAAAGATTTCACTACCCTTGAATTTTGGAAAGAATATCTCAAGCTCAATGAGCAAAATTAA
- a CDS encoding glycosyltransferase family 2 protein, with the protein MQTLQTEQLQPINLTPIPDNPLVSVLVPNYNYAKYIGEALDSVLSQTYQNFEVIVCDDGSADNSCEVVKTYVQKDSRIKLIDKENGGVATALNRAYRESKGEIICLLDADDIWMNNKLQRILEVFKSNPQSGLAIHNVIKIDAQGNFINSTPHYRKLAIGWMAQFALENGGFVYDIPPASALSMRREVTNLLFPLNETFRSNADSLIFRLAPFITVIGTVSEVLSKFRFHGANTTSLLTVTAERLEREEVVFERLHQEQKRFLTEVYGASIAKRLSDLKHSVLVCNARYLVARLRDKPGKERKQVHQQLVSHPQFHEYFGEALFQKWLVQWGQYCPDAFFVFLFDQVYGSGSLKRIARFLFKRKQTVNFVGG; encoded by the coding sequence ATGCAAACACTACAAACTGAGCAGCTACAACCTATTAATCTTACCCCAATCCCAGATAATCCATTAGTTTCAGTATTAGTTCCAAACTATAACTATGCCAAATACATAGGGGAGGCTTTGGATAGTGTTCTTAGCCAAACTTATCAGAATTTTGAAGTTATAGTCTGCGACGACGGCTCTGCCGATAACTCTTGTGAAGTTGTCAAAACTTATGTTCAGAAAGACTCTAGAATTAAGCTGATCGATAAGGAGAATGGAGGAGTTGCGACTGCTCTAAATCGGGCATATCGCGAAAGTAAGGGAGAGATTATTTGCCTACTAGATGCAGATGACATTTGGATGAATAACAAACTGCAAAGAATTTTAGAGGTATTTAAATCCAACCCTCAAAGTGGTCTTGCTATTCATAATGTGATTAAAATTGATGCTCAAGGCAACTTTATCAATTCCACTCCCCACTACCGGAAATTAGCGATAGGTTGGATGGCACAATTTGCACTGGAAAATGGTGGATTTGTTTACGATATACCTCCAGCTTCTGCATTAAGTATGAGACGTGAAGTAACAAACTTGTTATTTCCTCTAAATGAGACCTTTAGAAGCAATGCAGATAGTCTGATCTTTCGTCTTGCGCCATTTATAACAGTCATTGGTACTGTAAGCGAGGTGTTAAGTAAATTCCGTTTCCACGGAGCAAATACAACAAGCCTATTGACTGTAACAGCAGAACGTTTGGAACGAGAGGAAGTTGTTTTTGAACGCTTGCACCAAGAACAAAAACGATTTTTAACAGAGGTTTATGGTGCATCAATAGCAAAGAGACTAAGTGACTTGAAGCACAGTGTGTTAGTCTGCAATGCTCGTTACTTAGTTGCTCGTCTTCGAGATAAACCAGGAAAAGAGCGCAAGCAAGTTCACCAACAGCTTGTTTCTCACCCACAATTTCATGAATATTTTGGGGAAGCTTTATTTCAAAAGTGGTTAGTGCAATGGGGTCAGTATTGTCCCGATGCATTTTTTGTATTCTTGTTTGACCAAGTTTATGGTTCTGGTTCCCTTAAGCGTATAGCAAGATTTTTGTTTAAGCGCAAGCAAACTGTAAATTTTGTGGGTGGGTAA
- a CDS encoding class I SAM-dependent methyltransferase translates to MLKLNLGCGSQTPNGWVNVDYALGAWIAKLPVFSLINKVFRIINIDWSDEIFMHDLRKRFPWKDNSVNIIYSSHTLEHLSKTEGLNFLRECYRVLKPNGIIRIVVPDLKAIVDKYQQGEIAADEVLDQLHVSYESPDDGFLKQKLAPFIRFPHKCMYDTPTLLRVMSDIGFEVASKQGFESEIDDVEIVELSDRTIEAVIVEGRKTSSYSYKAREFTQPISVAV, encoded by the coding sequence ATGCTGAAACTAAACCTTGGTTGTGGTTCCCAAACTCCAAATGGCTGGGTAAATGTAGATTATGCGCTTGGCGCTTGGATAGCAAAGCTACCAGTTTTTTCTCTCATAAACAAAGTTTTTAGAATTATTAACATTGATTGGTCAGATGAAATTTTCATGCATGACCTCAGGAAAAGATTTCCTTGGAAAGATAATTCAGTCAATATTATTTATAGCTCTCATACTCTAGAGCATTTGTCAAAAACTGAAGGACTAAATTTTCTCAGAGAATGTTATCGAGTTTTGAAGCCCAATGGCATTATTCGGATCGTAGTTCCAGACTTAAAAGCGATTGTTGACAAGTATCAGCAGGGTGAAATAGCAGCCGATGAAGTCCTCGACCAACTTCATGTCAGCTATGAGTCGCCTGACGACGGATTCCTGAAGCAAAAACTAGCACCATTTATTCGATTTCCTCATAAGTGTATGTATGACACTCCCACGTTATTACGGGTTATGTCTGATATTGGTTTTGAGGTTGCTAGCAAGCAGGGTTTTGAAAGTGAGATTGACGACGTAGAGATAGTCGAACTATCAGATCGAACTATTGAGGCTGTCATTGTGGAAGGGAGAAAAACATCTAGTTACTCTTACAAGGCGAGGGAATTCACGCAGCCTATTTCTGTAGCTGTTTAA
- a CDS encoding glycosyltransferase family 4 protein, whose amino-acid sequence MQDKFRLGVVFTHPTQHHAPLWRKLNEQPGVSVSAFYLCNENQVGGDPELRSTEPWDVDLVSGYQYEYLKTLTGKISSQVNKKLFNPGLWTRLTPQNVDAVFLPSLSTYSYRLTVLLCKLRGIPIIMQNDATIITDNFYKRTRKIAISVLYPWTFNLADYWISSGDHNEIYLRHYGIPDEKMVRGCYPVDRDRFEATITQHQQEIQQIRQQLCWNDDTLLYGFTGKYIERKNPFEFIEAIAKAHQRDPRIRGIMIGGGVLETEINKHLAALNGEVLNLGFVNQSQLPLYYAAMDIFISTSRIDPHPLVISEAMAAGCPAILSDRCGNWGYNDTVQHRYNGLVYPCGNVNALVEAILTLTDGNIRNAYSQRAKEVFSHQDLNCELNAFLEIISKIKSKQGKAAVGLQQTLLQTKSNGIPVKSS is encoded by the coding sequence ATGCAAGATAAATTTCGCTTAGGTGTTGTATTTACACATCCAACCCAACACCACGCGCCTTTATGGCGAAAACTCAATGAACAACCCGGAGTTTCAGTATCGGCTTTTTACCTCTGTAATGAGAACCAAGTGGGAGGAGATCCAGAACTGAGAAGCACAGAACCTTGGGACGTGGATCTAGTCAGTGGTTATCAATACGAGTATCTAAAAACTTTGACCGGAAAAATCTCTTCTCAGGTCAACAAAAAACTGTTCAATCCTGGGTTATGGACTCGCTTAACACCGCAAAATGTGGATGCAGTTTTTCTACCTAGTTTATCGACATACTCTTACCGCTTAACCGTTCTTCTGTGTAAGTTGCGGGGTATCCCAATCATCATGCAGAATGATGCAACTATTATCACAGATAATTTTTATAAGAGAACCCGAAAAATTGCAATTTCTGTGCTTTATCCATGGACATTTAATTTGGCAGATTACTGGATTTCTAGTGGTGACCATAATGAAATTTATTTGCGACATTATGGAATCCCTGATGAAAAAATGGTACGTGGTTGCTACCCTGTCGATCGGGATAGGTTTGAAGCAACAATTACGCAACATCAACAGGAAATTCAACAAATCCGCCAACAACTTTGCTGGAATGACGATACCTTGCTCTATGGCTTTACAGGTAAATACATTGAGCGGAAAAATCCATTTGAATTTATAGAGGCGATCGCCAAAGCTCATCAAAGAGATCCTCGTATCAGAGGAATTATGATTGGTGGCGGTGTATTGGAAACCGAAATCAACAAACACCTCGCCGCCTTGAATGGAGAAGTTCTTAACTTAGGCTTCGTTAACCAAAGTCAGCTTCCGCTGTATTACGCAGCAATGGATATTTTTATTTCCACATCCCGTATCGATCCCCACCCACTAGTCATTTCGGAAGCCATGGCTGCAGGTTGTCCAGCAATTCTCAGCGATCGCTGTGGTAACTGGGGCTATAATGACACTGTTCAACACCGTTACAATGGACTGGTTTATCCCTGCGGTAATGTCAATGCTTTGGTTGAAGCAATACTAACCTTAACTGACGGTAATATCCGTAACGCTTACAGCCAACGCGCTAAAGAAGTGTTTTCACATCAAGATTTGAACTGCGAGCTAAACGCATTTTTAGAAATTATTAGCAAAATAAAAAGCAAGCAGGGAAAAGCGGCTGTGGGCTTACAGCAGACACTGCTTCAAACAAAATCCAACGGAATACCTGTCAAATCATCCTAG
- a CDS encoding glycosyltransferase family 4 protein has translation MRVAILRRTPGVFFSMDVYADALVSGLKAVRPSWEIVEFAPELNPDKKEKSWLYGVWSYYERYWRYPLVVRKKQADIFHIIDHSDGHLARWLKRNHQLGVVTCHDLINLIQPENIYDQARISFVSTAAWKFSIRGMHQADRIITVSSHTAQDVVRELKIEPERIAVVPNGVERIFHLLPQDDIASFRQQHRVSPETLCILNVGSNHPRKNIFTALKVIKALKDKGLSIQFWKAGADFTAEQKKFIQTHSLENCVTYLGKPDKESLVNIYNAADVLLSPSLYEGFGITILEAMACGTVVITSNVTSLPEVAGDAAILVAPNDVTTMVKAVGELLEKPLYRKSLVERGLARVKMFTWEKTAEQVATLYEKLLEKERKN, from the coding sequence ATGCGCGTTGCAATTCTTCGTAGAACGCCAGGAGTTTTTTTCAGCATGGATGTCTATGCTGATGCTTTGGTTAGTGGGCTTAAGGCGGTTCGTCCTTCTTGGGAAATTGTTGAATTTGCGCCAGAACTAAATCCCGATAAAAAAGAGAAGTCCTGGTTATATGGTGTTTGGAGCTATTATGAACGTTACTGGCGTTATCCTTTAGTGGTAAGAAAAAAACAAGCTGACATCTTCCACATCATAGATCACAGTGATGGTCATCTAGCCCGTTGGCTTAAGAGAAATCATCAACTAGGTGTAGTAACATGCCACGATTTAATTAATTTAATTCAACCAGAGAACATCTACGACCAGGCAAGGATATCTTTTGTCAGTACAGCAGCTTGGAAATTTTCTATCAGAGGAATGCACCAAGCCGATCGTATTATCACTGTTTCATCACACACTGCACAAGATGTCGTGCGTGAATTGAAGATAGAGCCAGAGCGGATTGCAGTTGTACCAAACGGAGTTGAGCGTATCTTTCACCTCCTTCCTCAGGATGATATAGCATCGTTTAGACAACAACACCGTGTTTCACCAGAAACTTTATGTATACTCAATGTGGGTTCAAATCATCCACGCAAGAATATTTTTACAGCATTGAAAGTCATTAAAGCGCTTAAAGATAAAGGATTATCTATTCAGTTTTGGAAAGCAGGTGCAGATTTTACTGCCGAGCAAAAAAAATTTATTCAAACACACAGCTTAGAAAACTGCGTCACCTATTTAGGTAAGCCAGACAAAGAGAGCTTAGTTAATATTTATAACGCAGCTGATGTGCTTTTATCTCCCTCACTTTATGAGGGTTTTGGAATAACAATTTTAGAGGCAATGGCGTGTGGGACAGTTGTCATCACTTCTAATGTAACATCACTTCCAGAAGTCGCGGGTGATGCTGCTATTTTAGTAGCACCAAACGATGTTACAACGATGGTGAAGGCTGTAGGCGAGCTTTTAGAAAAACCTTTATATCGAAAATCATTAGTCGAACGCGGTTTAGCAAGGGTCAAAATGTTTACATGGGAGAAAACAGCGGAGCAAGTTGCCACTCTTTATGAAAAACTTCTGGAAAAAGAAAGGAAAAATTAG
- a CDS encoding glycosyltransferase family 4 protein: protein MHILSVHNKYQIRGGEDESRESEEKLLQEMGHQVDVYEEDNQQIASLNPAQLGLKTIWSKEAYNIVKQKLRSAPYDIVHIQNFFPLISPSVYYAAKEEGVPVVQTLHNYRLLCPNALFFRNGGICEDCLGQLIPYPAVMHSCYRNSQIASGGVATMISLHRSMNTWTKMVDAYIALTEFAKQKFIAGGLPEEKILVKPNFVSHDPGFSTESGGFALFVGRLSVEKGLDTLLTAWEHLGTQIPLKIVGDGPLADQVVKAAKRLPQVEWLGRKPMSEVYTLMGEAMFLVFPSKWYETFGRVAIEAFAKGTPVIAANIGAIAELVDSGRTGLHFCPGDAGDLAAKVEWVLANPKKLAQMRQEARAEFEAKYTAEKNYQKLIEIYTKINKIVA from the coding sequence ATGCACATTTTAAGTGTACATAACAAGTATCAAATCCGTGGGGGAGAAGATGAATCTCGCGAATCTGAAGAAAAGCTCCTGCAAGAGATGGGTCACCAAGTAGATGTGTATGAAGAAGATAATCAGCAAATTGCATCTCTAAATCCAGCACAATTAGGGTTGAAAACAATTTGGTCAAAAGAAGCTTACAATATAGTCAAACAAAAACTTCGTAGCGCACCCTACGATATTGTCCACATCCAAAATTTTTTTCCTTTAATTTCTCCCTCAGTATATTATGCTGCCAAGGAAGAGGGAGTACCTGTAGTTCAAACTTTACATAACTATCGACTGCTATGCCCGAACGCTCTATTTTTCCGAAACGGAGGCATTTGTGAAGACTGTTTGGGTCAGTTAATCCCTTATCCCGCAGTGATGCATAGTTGTTATCGCAACAGTCAAATTGCTAGTGGCGGAGTAGCAACAATGATTAGCCTGCATCGAAGTATGAATACCTGGACAAAAATGGTAGATGCATATATTGCTCTTACAGAGTTTGCAAAACAAAAATTTATTGCAGGTGGTCTTCCTGAAGAAAAGATATTAGTTAAACCAAACTTTGTGAGTCACGATCCTGGTTTTAGTACAGAGTCTGGTGGCTTTGCGCTTTTTGTAGGGAGACTTTCTGTAGAAAAGGGTTTAGATACTTTATTAACTGCTTGGGAGCACCTTGGTACACAAATCCCTCTCAAAATTGTCGGTGATGGTCCCCTAGCTGACCAAGTCGTAAAAGCAGCAAAACGACTTCCTCAAGTTGAATGGCTAGGACGCAAACCAATGTCAGAAGTTTATACCTTAATGGGTGAAGCAATGTTTTTAGTGTTTCCGTCGAAATGGTATGAAACCTTTGGTCGCGTAGCAATTGAGGCTTTTGCCAAAGGAACTCCAGTCATAGCTGCTAATATTGGTGCTATTGCAGAACTTGTAGATTCTGGTCGTACCGGGCTGCATTTCTGTCCTGGGGATGCAGGGGATTTAGCAGCAAAGGTAGAGTGGGTTTTAGCGAATCCAAAAAAGCTAGCTCAGATGCGTCAGGAAGCGCGGGCTGAGTTTGAAGCCAAGTATACTGCTGAGAAAAACTACCAAAAGCTTATTGAAATTTATACTAAAATTAATAAGATTGTAGCTTGA